A single region of the Oxyura jamaicensis isolate SHBP4307 breed ruddy duck chromosome 6, BPBGC_Ojam_1.0, whole genome shotgun sequence genome encodes:
- the CCAR1 gene encoding cell division cycle and apoptosis regulator protein 1 isoform X1 has translation MAQFGGQKNPPWATQFTATAVSQPAALGVQQPSLLGASPTIYTQQTALAAAGLTTQTPTNYQLTQTAALQQQAAAAAAALQQQYSQPQQTLYSVQQQLQQPQQTILTQPAVALPTSLSLSTPQPAAQITVSYPAPRSSQQQTQPQKQRVFTGVVTKLHDTFGFVDEDVFFQLSAVKGKTPQVGDRVLVEATYNPNMPFKWNAQRIQTLPNQNQTQAQPLLKTPPAVLQPIAQQTAFGVQAQPQPQSLLQAQISAASITPLLQTQPQPLLQQPQQKGGLLQPPVRLVSQPQPARRLDPPSRFSGRNDRGGDPMPNRKDDRSRERERERRRSRERSPQRKRSRERSPRRERERSPRRPRRVVPRYTVQFSKFSLDCRSCDMMELRRRYQNLYIPSDFFDAQFTWVDAFPMSRPFQLGNYCNFYVMHREVDPIDKNAAVLDPPDADHLYSAKVMLMASPSMEDLYHKSCALAEDPQELRDGFQHPARLVKFLVGMKGKDEAMAIGGHWSPSLDGPDPEKDPSVLIKTAIRCCKALTGIDLSVCTQWYRFAEIRYHRPEETHKGRTVPAHVETVVLFFPDVWHCLPTRSEWETLSRGYKQQLVEKLQGERKEADGEQDEEEKDDGEAKEISTPTHWSKLDPKTMKVNDLRKELESRTLSSKGLKSQLIARLTKQLKVEEQKEEQKELEKSEKEEEEEEDRKSEDDKEEEERKRQEEMERQRRERRYILPDEPAIIVHPNWAAKSGKFDCSIMSLSVLLDYRLEDNKEHSFEVSLFAELFNEMLQRDFGVRIYKALVSLPEREDKKDKKGKKDERKEKKEEKEEENDEPKPKRRKSGDDKDKKEDRDEKKREDKRKDDCKDEEETEDDNNQEEYDPMEAEDAEDEDEECRPLATPIEVSRRYRDEEEMNKREDRREGNRHCKERSSKDKEKDKTQMVTVNRDLLMAFVYFDQSHCGYLLEKDMEEILYTLGLHLSRAQVKKLLNKVVLRESCFYRRLTDTSKDEENQEESEELQEDMLGNRLLLPSPTIKQESKAIEENVGLIVYNGAMVDVGSLLQKLEKSERVRAEIEQKLQLLEEKTDEDEKTILHLENSNKSLSTELKEVKKDLGQLQENLKISDDKNLQFEGQLNKTIKNLATVMDEIQSVLKQDIVKSEDRDQKSKENGANV, from the exons CAATATTCACAGCCTCAGCAGACTCTCTATAGTGTACAGCAACAG ttgcAGCAACCTCAGCAGACCATTTTAACGCAG CCAGCTGTTGCACTACCTACCAGTCTTAGCCTATCTACTCCTCAACCAGCAGCCCAGATAACAGTTTCTTATCCAGCACCCCGCTCAAGtcagcagcaaacacagccACAAAAGCAGCGTGTCTTCACTGGGGTGGTTACTAAACTACATGATACCTTTGGTTTTGTGGATGAAGATGTCTTTTTTCAACTTAG tgctgttaAAGGAAAGACACCTCAAGTGGGTGACAGAGTTTTGGTAGAAGCTACTTACAATCCTAATATGCCATTCAAATGGAACGCACAGAGGATCCAGACGCTTCCAAATCAG AACCAGACACAGGCTCAGCCGTTGCTCAAGACACCTCCAGCAGTTCTTCAGCCTATTGCGCAGCAGACAGCATTCGGTGTTCAGGCCCAGCCGCAGCCACAGTCCTTGTTGCAAGCACAGATATCGGCAGCTTCAATCACGCCTTTGCTTCAGACACAGCCTCAGCCATTGCTGCAGCAGCCGCAGCAGAAAG gtgGTTTATTACAGCCCCCTGTTCGTCTAGTCTCACAGCCTCAACCAGCTCGAAGACTAGACCCCCCATCCAGATTTTCTGGGAGGAATGACAGAGGAGGAGACCCTATGCCAAATCGAAAAGATGACAGGAG tcgTGAAAGAGAACGAGAGAGACGTAGGTCTCGGGAAAGATCACCCCAGAGAAAACGCTCCAGAGAGAGATCACCTCGGCGAGAGAGGGAGAGGTCACCTCGAAGACCACGACGTGTTGTTCCTCGTTACACAGTTCAGTTTTCCAAGTTTTCATTGGACTG TCGCAGCTGTGATATGATGGAGCTGAGGAGGCGTTACCAGAACTTGTATATCCCAAGTGATTTCTTTGATGCACAGTTTACATGGGTGGATGCTTTCCCTATGTCTAGACCATTTCAGCTGGGAAACTACTGTAATTTCTACGTAATGCACAGAGAAGTAGATCCTATAGATAAAAACGCTGCTGTCCTTGATCCACCTGATGCTGATCATCTGTACAGTGCAAAG GTGATGTTGATGGCTAGTCCCAGCATGGAGGATCTCTACCACAAGTCGTGTGCGCTGGCTGAAGATCCCCAAGAACTTCGTGACGGATTTCAGCATCCTGCTAGACTTGTAAAG TTTTTAGTGGGTATGAAAGGCAAAGATGAAGCTATGGCTATTGGAGGACACTGGTCCCCATCACTGGATGGACCTGATCCAGAAAAGGACCCTTCCGTGCTGATAAAGACGGCTATTCGTTGTTGCAAGGCTCTTACAGGGATTGACTTAAGTGTGTGCACACAATG GTACCGTTTTGCAGAGATTCGCTACCATCGCCCTGAGGAGACCCACAAGGGGCGTACAGTTCCAGCTCATGTGGAgacagtggttttatttttcccggATGTTTGGCATTGCCTTCCCACCCGCTCAGAGTGGGAAACCCTCTCCCGAGGATACAAGCAGCAGCTGGTCGAGAAGCTTCAGGGTGAACGCAAGGAGGCTGATGGAGAACAG gatgaagaggaaaaggatgatGGAGAAGCTAAGGAGATCTCTACGCCTACACACTGGTCTAAATTGGATCCCAAAACAATGAAG GTAAACGACCTTCGAAAAGAATTAGAAAGTCGAACCCTTAGTTCTAAAGGACTGAAATCTCAGTTGATAGCTCGACTGACAAAGCAGCTGAAAGTAGAGGaacaaaaagaagagcaaaaggaGCTAGAGAAGtctgagaaagaagaggaagaggaggaggatagGAAATCTGAAGATGACAAAGAG gaagaggaaagaaaacgtCAAGAAGAAATGGAACGTCAGCGGCGGGAGAGACGATACATCTTGCCTGATGAACCAGCAATCATTGTGCATCCTAACTGGGCAGCAAAGAGTGGGAAGTTTGACTGTAGCATTATGTCACTTAGTGTTCTTCTGGACTATAGATTAGAGGATAATAAAGAACATTCCTTTGAG GTTTCATTGTTTGCAGAACTCTTCAATGAAATGCTTCAGAGGGATTTTGGTGTCAGAATTTACAAAGCACTGGTTTCtctcccagagagggaggacaaaaaagacaaaaaaggcaaaaaagatgaacgaaaagagaaaaaggaagaaaaagaggaagaaaatgatgaaCCAAAACCTAAGAGGAGAAAATCTGGAGACgataaagataaaaaggaagataGAGATGAAAAGAAG AGGGAAGATAAAAGGAAAGATGATTGTAAAGAtgaagaagagacagaagatgACAATAATCAAGAAGAATATGATCCAATGGAGGCAGAAGATgctgaagatgaagatgaag aatgcagACCACTCGCAACTCCCATTGAAGTCAGTAGGAGAT ACCGGGATGAAGAGGAAATGAACAAACGGGAGGACAGAAGAGAGGGAAATAGGCATTGCAAAGAGAGGTCGTCTAAAGATAAA GAGAAGGACAAGACACAAATGGTAACTGTTAATAGGGACCTTCTGATGGCCTTCGTTTATTTCGATCAAAGTCATTGTGGATACCTTCtggagaaggacatggaggAGATACTGTACACTCTTGGACTGCACCTATCACGTGCTCAG GTCAAGAAGCTCCTTAATAAAGTAGTACTTAGAGAATCCTGCTTTTACAGAAGACTAACAGATACTTCTAAAGATGAGGAAAACCAAGAAGAATCCGAAGAGCTACAGGAAGATATGTTAG GAAACAGATTACTGTTGCCATCACCTACAATAAAGCAAGAATCAAAAGCTATAGAAGAAAACGTTGGCCTTATTGTATACAATGGCGCTATGGTGGATGTTGGGAGCCTCTTACAGAAGCTGGAGAAGAGTGAAAGAGTGCGGGCAGAGATAGAACAGAAGCTTCAGttactagaagaaaaaacag atgagGACGAGAAGACCATACTGCATCTGGAGAATTCTAACAAGAGTCTGTCTACGGAGCTCAAAGAAGTCAAAAAGGACCTTGGTCAGCTGCAAGAGAACTTGAAAATCTCAGATGATAAAAATTTACAATTTGAGGGTCAGCTGAATAAGACAATCAAAAACTTAGCTACTGTTATGGATGAAATACAGAGTGTTCTTAAACAG gatATTGTGAAAAGCGAAGATAGAGATCAGAAATCCAAAGAAAATGGAGCTAACGTATGa